GTGATGGCCACCTCGACGACGTCGCCGCTCGCCAGGAACTTCGGCGGGTCGAAGCCGATGCCGACGCCCGCGGGCGTGCCGGTGGCGATCACGTCGCCGGGCAGCAGCGTGAGGCCGGCCGAGAGGGTGGCGATCAGCTCGGGGATGTCGAAGATGAGGTCCTTGACCAGGGCGTGCTGGCGGCGTTCGCCGTTGACGGCGGTTTCGAGCTCCAGCGCGGTGACGTCGGGGATCTCGTCGGCGGTCACCGCGTACGGGCCCATCGGGCAATGTGTGTCGAGCGATTTGCCGAGCAGCCACTGGCGGTGGTCGCGCTGCAGGTCGCGGGCGGTGACGTCGTCGAGGATCGTGTAGCCCCAGACGTGCGCCGCCGCGGCCTCCCGGGTGATGCCGCGGCCACCGCGGCCGATGATCACGGCGAGCTCGCCCTCGTAGTCGAGCTCGGAGGTGAGGCCGGCATGCGGGTCGATGTCGTCGCCGGGGCCGATCACGGCCGTGGTGGCCTTGGAGAACAGGATCGGCCGGTCCGGCAGGTCTTCCGAGCGGTCCGGGCTGTCGTAGCCGCTGCGGCCGAACTCCGCGGCGTGCTCGCGGTAGTTCTTGCCGACGCAGAAGATGTTGCGCCGCGGCGCGGGGAACGGCGCGCGGAGCCGCACGTCGGCGAGGGGTACCGGCGTGCGGTCCGCGGCCTGGTCGGTGAGGATGGCCCCGACCTCGCCCCAGCGTTCGACGGCGCCGAGGAGCGTTCCGCCCGGCACGAGATCGGTGACGTCCTGGACCGCGCTGTCGCCGGTCACGACCCCGACGCGGTCGGCGTTCCCGGTGGAGTTCCCGGTGGAGAAGGTCACCAGCTTCATGTGAGACCAATCTGAACCAATATGAACCAATACGGACGTGATCGACCGTACGCGTCTCGATACCCGTTGTCGATATGCAGGATTTATTCTGGTCACGGCTACGCTGATTGGTCTCGATTGGTCTCAAGTCGTCCGGTAGAGTACGCCCATGACCACGGTGGAACACGCCCTGCGCGCGCTGCTCGACGAAGGCGCGGCCGACGGCAGCCTCGGCCCGGGCGCCAAGCTGCCCACCGAGCGCGACCTCGTGCAGCGGCTTTCCGCGCCCCGCAGTGCCGTGCGGCGCGCGCTGGATTCGCTGGAGCGCGACGGGCTCGTGATCCGACACGTCGGGCGGGGCACGTTCCTCACCGACGTCGCGGCACAGCACGTCGAGCCCGCTCCCGCGGACACGAGCCCGGCCGAGATCATGCAGGTGCGCCAGCTGCTGGAACCGCAGGTCGCGACGCTGGCCGCGCGGGTGGCGACGCAGGCGGACCTCGACCGGATCGGGGCCGCGCTCGGCGCGGGCGCGGCGGCCGGGGACTTCGAAGGCTTCGAACGCGCGGACGCCGGGCTGCATCGCGCGATCGCCGTCGCGGCCCACAACGGGTTGCTGATGAACATGTTCGACGTGATGAACACCGCGCGCTCACTGCCGGTGTGGGGCAGCCTCAAACGGCGCACGTCCACGCCGGAGCTGCGGTCGTGTTACCACGACGAACATACGTCGATCGTCGAAGCCCTGTGCGACCGGGACCCGGTGAGCGCCGGCGAACACATGCGGCGCCATCTCCACCACGTGGCCGACACCCTGCTGGGGCGCGACTGAGTTCTCACCTGACTTGAGTTCTCACGTGTGAGTCGTTGTGCGTCGGGTACCCGCCTCGTGTTCGAATCCCACCACGAGGAGATGGCGAAATGACGCAGACGGAACGGACGACCACCGACGCCGGCATTCCGGTGGAAAGCGACGAACATTCGCTCACCGTGGGCCCGGGCGGACCGATCCTGCTGCAGGACCACTACCTCATCGAGCAGATGGCGCAGTTCAACCGCGAACGCGTGCCCGAGCGCCAGCCGCACGCCAAGGGCAGCGGCGCGTTCGGCCGGTTCGAGGTGACGGCCGACGTCAGCCCGTACACGAAGGCCGCGGTGTTCCAGCCGGGCACGAAAACGGAGATGGTGGCGCGGTTCTCGACGGTCGCCGGCGAGCGCGGCAGCCCCGACACGTGGCGCGATCCGCGCGGGTTCGCGCTGAAGTTCTACACGAGCGAAGGCGTGTACGACATGGTCGGCAACAACACGCCGGTGTTCTTCGTGAAGGACCCGTTGAAGTTCCAGCACTTCATCCGTTCGCAGAAACGCCGGGCGGACAACAACCTGCGCGACCACGACATGCAGTGGGACTTCTGGACGCTGTCCCCCGAGTCGGCGCATCAGGTGACGTGGCTGATGGGCGACCGCGGTGTTCCGCGCACGTGGCGGCACATGAACGGTTACAGTTCACACACGTATCTGTGGGTGAACGCACAAGGCGAACGGTTCTGGGTGAAGTACCACTTCAAAACCGACCAGGGCCTGGAGTTCTTCACACAGGACGAGGCCGATCAGATGGCCTCGGCGGACACCGACTACCACACGCGCGACCTGTTCGAGGCCATCGCGCGCGGCGACCACCCGAGCTGGACGCTCTACGTGCAGGTGATGCCGTTCGACGACGCCGCGGACTACCGGTTCAACCCGTTCGACCTCACCAAGGTGTGGCCGCACGGCGACTACCCGCTGATCGAGGTCGGCCGCATGACGCTCGACCACAACCCCACCGACCACCACGCCGAGATCGAACAGGCGGCGTTCGAGCCCAACAACCTCGTGCCCGGCATCGGGCCGAGCCCGGACCGGATGCTGCTGGGCCGGCTGTTCGCCTACGCCGACGCGCACCGCTACCGCATCGGGCCGAACTACAAGCAGCTGCCGGTGAACGCGTCGAAGTCGCCGGTGCATAGCTACAGCAAGGACGGCGCGATGCGCTACACCAAGGTGTCCGACCCGGTGTACGCGCCGAACTCGAAGGGCGGCCCGAGCGCCGACGTCGAGCGCTACGGCACCCCGGCCGGCTGGTACGCCGACGGCGAGATCACGCGCGCGGCCTACGTCGACCACTCCGAGGACGACGACTGGGGCCAGGCGGGCACGATGGTGCGCGAGGTCCTCGACGACGCGGCGCGGGAACGTCTGGTTTCCAACATCGTCGGTCACTTGCTGAACGGGGTGAGTGAGCCGGTGCTGCAGCGGGCGTTCGAATATTGGCACAACGTGGACAAGGACCTCGGTGACCGCATCGAGTCCGGCGTACGCGCGAAGGCCGACGAGAAGGACCCGAAGGCGGCGGAGCAGGGCAACCCGGCACGCACCGATATGCAGCGGAAGGCGTGAGTCCGTCCACTTCGGACTTTCGGCAGCCACAGGGCCCGGCGGTAAATCGGACGGTGTCCGCCGGGCCCGCCGGTAGAGTGCGCGTCCATGGGTCACCTGGAGGTCGCGCACCTCGACTACTCACTGCCCGACGGGCGGCCGCTGCTCGGTGATGTGTCGTTCCGGGTCTCCGACGGTGCCGTCGTCGCGCTGGTCGGCCCCAACGGCGCCGGGAAGACGACGCTGCTGCGCCTGCTCTCCGGTGAGCTGAAGCCACACGGCGGCACGGTGACGGTGTCCGGCGGGCTGGGCGTGATGGGTCAGTTCGTCGGCTCGGTCCGCGACGAGCGCACCGTGCGCGACCTGCTCGTGTCGGTGTCGCCCGAGCGCATCCGCACGGCCGCGGCGGCGGTGGACGCGACCGAGGAACGGCTGCTGACCGTCGACGACGAGGCCGCGCAGATGAAGTACGCGCAGGCGCTGAGCGACTGGGCGGAGGTGCGCGGCTACGAGTCGGAGACGACCTGGGACGTGTGCACCACGGCGGCGCTCGGCGTGCCGTACGAGAAAGCGCAGTGGCGGCTGGTGCGCACGTTGAGCGGTGGCGAGCAGAAGCGGCTCGTGCTGGAGGCGCTGCTGCGCGGCCCGGACGAGGTGTTGCTGCTCGACGAGCCCGACAATTACCTCGACGTGCCCGGCAAACGCTGGCTCGAGGCGCGCTTGGCGGAGACGCGCAAGACGGTGCTGTTCGTCTCGCACGACCGCGAGCTGCTCGCGCGGGCGGCGAAGAAGATCGTGAGCGTGGAACCCGGCCCGGGCGGCAGCGACGCCTGGGTGCACGGCGGCGGGTTCGCCACCTACCACGCGGCGCGCGACGATCGCTTCGCCCGCTACGAAGAGCTGACGCGGCGTTGGGCCGAGAAGTACGCGCAGCTCAAGAAGCTCGTGCTCGACATGCAGCAGTACGCCGCCCGCAGCGACGAGATGGCGTCCCGCTACAAGGCCGCGAAGACCCGGCTGCGCAAGTTCGAGGAGGCCGGCCCGCCGCCGGAGCCGCCGCGCCGGCAGGACATCCGCATGCGGCTGCGCGGCGGACGCACCGGCCTGCGCGCCGTGACGTGCGAGAACCTGGAACTCACCGGCCTGATGAAACCGTTCTCGCTGGAGATCTTCTTCGGCGAACGCGTGGCCGTGCTCGGCTCCAACGGCTCCGGCAAGTCGCACTTCCTCCGCCTGCTCGCCGGCGGCGACGTCGCGCACACCGGCCTGTGGAAGACCGGCGCCCGCGTGGTGCCCGGCCACTTCGCCCAGACGCACGCCCACCCCGAGCTCACCGGCCGCACCCTGGTCGACATCCTCTGGACCACCCATGCCAAGGACCGCGGCGGCGCCATGGCCGTGCTGCGGCGCTACGAGCTCGAACGCCAGGGTGACCAGCCCTTCGACCGCCTGTCGGGCGGCCAGCAGGCCCGCTTCCAGATCCTGCTCCTGGAACTCGGCGGCGCCACCGCCCTGCTCCTGGACGAGCCGACGGACAACCTGGACCTCGAATCGGCCGAAGCCCTCCAGGCCGGCTTGGAAGTCTACGAAGGCACCGTCCTCGCGGTCACCCACGACCGCTGGTTCGCGCGCACTTTCGACCGCTACCTGGTGTTCGGCTCCGACGGCGTGGTGCGCGAAACCCCGGAACCGGTCTGGGACGAACGGCGGGTGGAACGGGCCCGCTGATCAGCGTGGCAGCGGCGCGGGTCCGGCGCCGAGGCCAAGCGGCCGACGCGGCAGCGACCCGTGGTGCGGTCCTGCCGAACCGCGGGGGCAAAGGCGATCGCCGGGCGGGGGCAGCGCCAGTTGCGCGAGGCACGAGACCGAACCAGGCGCGGCGCACCGGCAGCCAGCTCGCCGACCGGACGAACGGCGGGTGGAACGGGCCCGCTGATCAGCGTCGCAAAAGGCGACCGCCGGGCAGGGTAGACCGAGCTTCGCTGGTCGCGAGACCGAACCGAGGGCGCGGCACCGAGGCCCAGGCCCGCGGCTCCGGCCACACCCGCGCTACGGCGAGTGCAACGGGCCCTGATCAGCGTGGCAGCGGCAGAGCCAGCTCAGCGCGCGTCACCGAGATCGAGCCCAGCGTGTGGGACCACCAGGTCGACGCGAGTTCCTCCAGGAGGAAGCGGCCTTCGACGCGGTCCGGGGACATCGCGGTGGTGTGGGGTTCGTCGGGTTCGTCGCGTTCGACGTCGATGCGCAGGCGGGGCGGGTGGGCGGCCAGGCCGAGGCGCAGGGCGCGGAAGGAGGCGCCGTCGCGGGTGGCGTCGGTGACGAGCTCGTCCATGAGCTGCACGGCGTCGCCGACCACAGGGGCGGGCACGTGGGCCAGCATGGCCCTCAGCGTGACCCGCGCGGCTTCCGCGGTGTCCGGGCCGTTGAACACGGCCGTGGCGGCGCCGGGCGGCCGTGAGTCCTCCGTCATGGTGGTGCCCCTCCCCTGTCGGGCGATGATCGAGCGCAGTGCAGGTACCCAGAGCCTCCAGGGTTCAACCGTCCGAGTTAAGACGCGGCCATATGCTGGAACGGACGACCGGAGGTGAGCAGGTGCCCGACAAGCCACGAAGCACCTGGTCAGCCGCGGAAAAGGCCGCTTACCGGGAGTTCGTGCGCACCCACCACCCCGACGCGGGCGGTGATGCGGAGGCGTTCCGGGAGGGGCTGGCGCGGTTCCACCAGGTGGACAAACCCGCCAGGCAGCCCGCGTCCAGGCAGGCCGAGTCCGTGAGCTTCGTCGTGCGCAGGCGCGGGCTGACGCGGGTGCTCGCCGCCCATCGCAGGCGTAGGCGGACCCGCGTGCGCTGAACCGCACCGACGCCGGAGGCGCGGTCCCGCCGGCTGTATTACTCAACCGGCGAGACCTGGGGCTCGACAGCCGGGCCCTGCCGCCGATGCCATGGGAACCGGATAGACGCCATTACCAGCCCGTAAACATCGGGTCCGCGAAAAGTCCACCACCGGCCACAGTGGACTCCCGCGTCACCGCAGCGGGCCGCGCGCCCGTTCGAAGGCGTCCGCCGCCCGCAGCAGCACGTTTTCCCGCCACGGCGCCGCGCTGAGCTGCACGCCCACCGGCATCCCGGACGCCGGATGCACTCCGCCCGGCACACTCAGCGACGGCCCGCCGTACGCCGACCACGCGTAGGTGAACCGGGCGATCTCCCGCGTCGACGCCGCGAGGTCCAGCCCCTCGCGCAGCGGCACGTCCACCGGGATCGTCGGGGTCAGGACCACGTCGACCTCGGTGAACACCGAGTCCACCCGCGTCCGGAACCCGGTGAGCCACGTCCGCGCCGCCGCCGTCCGCGCCGGAGGCACCTCGAGCCCGAGCAGGAGCCGCCGCCGGACGTCGGGATCGATGCGCTCCGGCGCGTCGCGCAGCCGGGCCGCGTGCACGGCCGCCGCCTCCGGGTACATCACGTCGAGCATCCGCCCCTGCGCCTCCGCGGCCGACGGCACCTCGACCGGCACCACCTGCGCGCCGAGCCCACGGAACACCTCCACGGCCGCGAGCAGCACCGAAGCCACGCCGGGATCGACGCCGACGGCGAAGAACCCGCCCGCCACACCGATCCGCGGCAGGACACCCGACCCGAGCACCGGCTCCTCCCCGGTGAGCGCCGCCAGCGCCGCCGCGGCCGTGCGGACGTCGCGCGCCATCGGCGTCACCGTGTCGAACGACGAGCTCACCGGCAGCACGCCGCGGTTGGAAACCCGGCCGAGCGTCGGCCGCACGCCCACGACGCCGTTCACCGACGCGGGGATCCGGCCCGAACCGCCGGTGTCGGTGCCCAGCGACACGTCCGACAGCCCCGCCGCGACGGCCACCGCCGAGCCGCTGCTGGATCCGCCGGCGATGCGCGCCGGGTCCCACGCGTTGAGGCAATCGCCGAACGCGGCGTTGCGGCCGGTCGCGCCCATGGCGAACTCCGCCAGGTTGGTCTTGCCCACCACCGCGTACCCGGCTTCGCGCAGCGACCGCACGACGTCGGCATCGGCCTCGGCCGGACCGGTGGCGAAGGACGCGGAACCGGCGGTCGTCGGCACACCCGCGACATCGATGTTGTCCTTCACCGTCGCGGTCGGGCCATCAGCCGGGCCTGGGAGCTCGGTGATGAGCGCCCGCAACCGCCGCGTCTCCACCGTCATCCGCCTGTCCGCGCCCCGCGCACGCGGGCCGTCGCCTCCTCGTCGAGCGCCAGCGTCCGCGCGTCGAGCACCACGCCGTAGTGCTCGCGGGCGTCGGCGGCCGAGAGGTAGTCGTCGAGCACGTCCTCGCGCACGTCGCGCGCGTCCCGCTCGAACGGGTCGCCGTAGCCGCCGCCGGAGGGCAGCTTGATCTCCAGCGTGTCACCCGCGGCGCACTTCTCCTGCGTCACCTTCGAGTACAGCAGCTCCTCACGCTCGGTGCCCGCGTTGCGCACGAACGACCCCGCGACGCCGTCGTGCCCGCCCGCGAGACCCCGCGGCGGGTCGGTGCGGTTGTCCGCCTCCGAGCCGATGAAGGTGTCGGTGAGCATCTTCCACTTGCGGATGCTGCCGATGCCCCCGCGGTACCGGCCGGGCGCGGGCGGCTCGTCGCGCAGCTCGTAACGCTCCGCGAGCATCGCGTGGTTGAGCTCGAGCTCCTCGATGGGGTTGTTGCGGGTGTTGGCCATCAGCGCGTCGACGCAGTCGAGGCCGTCCTTGCCGTTGCGCGCGCCGTAGGAGCCCTCGTTGATCTCGATGTAGACCCAGTACGACTGCCCGTCGGCGGCCAGGCCGGAGTACGCGATCGCGCACAGCGCGGCCGACGAACCCGCGACGGCCCGGTCCGGCAGCACGTCGGCCAGCGCCAGGTTGATCGAGTCGAAGATCCGGTTGATCTGCGAGAACCGCGCGAAGCACGACGCCGGGAAGTCCGGGTTGAACAGCGTGCCCTCCGGCGCGTACGCCTTCGCCGGGCGGAAGCAGCCGTCGTTCTGCGGCACGAACTCCTCGGTGAGCGCCTCGTCGAGCAGCAGCGTGCGCACGGCGGACGCGACGGTCGGCAGCACCGAACCCTCGAACGGCACGTTGAACGCGGTCGGCACCTGCCCGTGGGAACCGGTGAGGTCGACGACGATGTCGCTGCCCTCGACCTTCACCGTCACCGCAACCTTGAGCGGGATGTCGCGGTTCTTGCCGTCGTCGTCCAAAAAGGACAGCGGGGCTTCGTAGCTGCCGTCGGGGATCTCCTGGATCCGGCGGCGCAGCATGTCCTCGGAGTAGTCCATCCACTTGTCCGCCGCGGACATCACCACGTCGAGGCCGTAGCGCTCCAGCAGTTCGAGGAACCGCTTCTCCCCCAGCCGCGCGCACGCGATGAGCGCTTCGAGGTCGCCCGCGTTCTGCTCGGGGGTGCGCACGTTGTCGAGGATGTGCTGGATGAGGGCTTCGTTGCGCACGCCGCCGTCGTAGATCTTCACCGCGTCCATGAGCTTGCCCTCGGCCCAGACGTCGACCACGTCCATGCACAGGCCGGGGAAGTTGCCGCCGATGTCGGACACGTGCCCGGTGCAGCCGGCGAAGCCGATGTGCTTGCCGCCGAAGAAGATCGGGATCATGATCCCGTAGTCCGGCGAGTGCGCCGCGCCGTGGTACGGGTGGTTGTGCAGCACCACGTCACCGGGCCGGTAGGTGCCGGCGAGCTTGCGGTTGATGCCACGGATGTAGGCCGGGATCGAGCCGCAGTGCATCGGCGTGGAGTCCGATTCGCACAGCTCGCGCCCGTTGGCGTCGAAGATGCCGGCGCCGAGGTCCTCCGATTCGCGGATGAGGCTGGAATACGCCATCCGGTAGAGGATCTGGGCCATCTCCTTGGCGATGGAGTTGAGCGCGCCGCCGATCACGCGCAGGGTGATCGGGTCGACGTCGACGGTCGTGAAGTCGCCGGGGGCGACTCCGGCGAGCGAAACGCCGGCGGGGTCGAGAGCGGTCACGGCTGGCCTCCTTCGATGGCTCGGCCGGGCTGGGCCGCGGCGGTGTCGATGACAAGGTGGCCCACGCGGTCGACGGTGGCGCGCTGACCGGGGCCGATGATGGTCGTGGAGTCGAACTGCTCGACGATCGCGGGACCTTCGAGCACGTTGCCCGCCTTGAGCAGCGCGCGGTCGTAGACCAAGGTGGGGAACGGTGTGGCCTCACCGGCGCCGGACCAGAACACCGCGTCGGTGGTGGTCTTCACCGCGGCCGACGGGTCGGTGCCGCCCGCCTCGACGTCGGCCAGCGGCACGTGCCCGACCTTGCCCACGGCGGTCACCCGCACGTTCACCAGGTGAACGGGTTTGTCGTCGAACCGCTGCAGATATGTTCGTTCGTGAACATCGTGGAACGCCGCGGCCGCGCGAGCCACCCAGCCGGCGTCGATCTCGCCGGACGGCGCGGGCACGCGCAGCTCGTAACCCTGGCCGATGTAGCGGCAGTCGAGGCTGCGTTCGATCACCACGTCCTCGGGCGCGAGACCGTCGGCGCCGAGCGCCCGCGTCGGGCTGGCGGCACACGGCGGTTTCCACGACGCGGGCTTCCACCCGACCGGTGTGGCCGGCGCGTTCGGCTCCGCCGTGGCGGCAGCGAAGCTCGGCGGTCTCGACGCCGCCGGGATCGCGGGCGCGCAGGAGATCGTGGGCTCGATGGCGTCGGGAATCCTGGAGTTCCTGGAGGACGGCGCGTGGACGAAACGCCTGCACCCGGGCTGGGCCGCGGCGTCGGGCCTGACCGCGGCGGCGTTCGCCCGCGCGGGCTGGCCGGGCCCGGGCCGGGTGTACGAGGGCCGATACGGTCTCTATGCCACACACCTGGGCGGTCGCTCCTGGGACCCCGACGCGCTGACCGCCGACCTCGGCTCCCGCTGGGAACTGCTCACGACGGGCGTGAAGCCCTACCCGAGCTGCCACTTCAGCCACGGCTTCGCCGACGCGTTGCTCGCCCTGCGCGCAGACGAGGGCTTCACGGCCGACGATGTCGAGCACATCCGCTGCCTCATCCACCCCACCGCCGCGGCGGCCGTCTTCGAGCCCGCCGAGCGCAAACGCCGCCCACGCGACCTGTACGACGCGAAGTTCAGCGTGCCCTACATCGCGGGCGCCTGCCTGACCCGTGGCCGGCTCACGTTGGCGGAGTTCACGCCGGCCTCGCTCGACGATCCGGCCATCCACACGGTCGCCGACCGGGTGGATTTCGCGGACGACCCGGAATCGCGGTTTCCGGAGGCGTATTCGGCCGCGGTGGAGGTCACGCTGCGGGACGGGCGCCGGTTGTTCCGGCGGGAACAGGTGAACCGCGGCCATGCCGAACGGCCACTGTCCGTTGAGGACATTTCAGCCAAGTACGCGGCGAACATGGCCCTCGTCGTGGACGACGCCACTGCGAAGCGGGTTCGCTCCGCAGTTTTGGCTCTGGGCACCGACGACACGACCCCGGCACGGGAGTTCGGGGAGGCTTGCTCGCGCGCGGAGTGAGGGCGGCCGGCCTTCCTCGATAGGCTCCTCCTTCGACCCGTGGAGGACTTCGTGAATCAGCCCGCGCCGGTGTACCTGGACTACAACGCGACGACGCCCGTCGACCCGCGGGTAGTGGAGGCGGCGCTGCCGTTCTGGGCCGAGTGGTTCGGCAATCCCTCCAGCGACCACGCGTACGCAGCCGTGCCGCGGCGGGCGCTGGGGGAGGCGCGTGAGCAGGTGGCAGAGTTCGTCGGGGCGCGGTCGGACGAGGTGGTGTTCACCGCGTCGGGGTCGGAGGCGAACCTGCTGGCGCTGCGCGGCGCGGTGGCCGGCTCGGACGCGCACCTGGTCGTCCAGGCGACCGAGCACCCGTCCGTGTTGGAGACGGCGCGAGCGCTGGCGCGGCTGCACGGCACCCGCGTGACGGTGCTGCCGGTCGACCACAATGGACTCGTCGAGGAGGCTTCCCTCGAAGCCGCCGTGCGCACTCCCGCGGCGAAAACCGTGGTGTCGGTCATGGCGGCCAACAACGAAACCGGTGCTCTGCAACCGATCCCCGAGCTCGCGGCGATCGCGCACGAGCACGGCGCCCTCGTGCACTGCGACGCGGCGCAGGCGTGCGCGAAGATCCCGGTCGACGTGTCGCGGCTGGGAGTGGACCTGCTCACGATCGTCGGGCACAAGATGTACGCGCCGCGTGGGGCAGCGGCACTGTACGTGCGCCGCGGCATCGAGCTGGAACCGGTCGTCTACGGCGGCGGTCAGGAGCGTGGCCTGCGAGCCGGCACCGAGAACGTCGCCCTCGCGGTCGCGCTCGGCACCGCTGCGCGGCTGGCGGCCGACGTCGCGGCGGAAGGTGCCCGCGTCACCGGCCTGCGGGATTCGCTGCACGATCGGCTGGCGGCCGCACTGCCCGGTCGCGTGCAGGTGAACGGCCCCGTGCGGCGGCTGCCGAACACGCTCAACGTGAGCATCGACGGCGTCCGAGGTCACGAACTGCTGGCCGCCTGCCCGCAGCTCGCGGCATCGACCGGGTCGGCCTGCCACAGCGGGGTCCACTCCCCTTCGCCCGTGCTCGCCGCGATGGGCGTCGCGCCGGAGCGAGCGCTCTCGGCGATCCGGCTTTCCCTGGGCCGCTTCAGTGGCTCGGGTGACGTCGACGTTGCCGTGAAGGCGCTCGTCCGCGCCGCGTGATCGCGCAAGCCTCCTACACCGTGAGAGGCTGCCTCCGAGATAGTGTTGACTGATACTGTTTCACCAGACACCAACCTGGGCGTGAACCGGAGGCACGGCCATGGACGTCTACCAGGCAGTCACGAGCCGACGGGCGGTGCGCGGGTTCACGGACGAGCCGGTGGCACCGGAGGTGCTTCGGCGGGTGCTGGCGGCGGCCGCTGCGGCGCCGTCCGGGTCGAACCTGCAGCCGTGGCATGTGTTCGTGGTGACGGGGGCGCCGCTGGCGGAGCTGAAGAAGCGCGCGGGCGAGCGGATCGCGACCGGGGACCCGTGGGACGAGGCTCAGTACGAGCAGTACCCGGCCACGCTGAAGCCGCCGTATGCCGAGCGCCGTGCCGCCTTCGGCAAGCAGCGCTACGGCGCGCTCGGCATCTCCCGCGAGGACGTCGAGGCGAGCCAGCGCGCCGCGGCCGCGAACTGGGACTGCTTCGGCGCCCCGGCCGCCTTGTTCTGTTACCTCGACCCCACCATGGGCCGGCCCCAGTGGTCCGACGCCGGGATGCTCCTGCAGACCGTCATGCTGCTGCTGCGCGCCGAAGGCCTGCACAGCTGCCCGCAGATGGCGTGGGCGAAGTTCCACAAGACCGTCGCCGAGATCGTCTCGCCGCCGGCGGACCTCATCCTGTTCTGCGGCATGTCCCTCGGCCACGAAGACATCACCGTCGACCTCGGCCGCACGGGGCGGGCGCCACTGGAGGAGACGGTGACGTTCGTCGGGGGCTAGCGGAAGGTGGCGCGGTGCCGTCCCGGCTCGTTGCGTGCGGCCGACAATCGCCCGTTCGCAGTATCGAGCCGCGGCCGAACGTCCGGCGACCGGCCGGTTGTGCACGCGAGGTCCACCGGATGTCTTCCTTTTCGCTGCAGGGGTTTGGTACTTCTTTTCGCGGCCGGTGTGGTCCCGGCCGAAAAGGAACGGATGATGCGGTTCATTCCTCGTCGTGCCCTGGCGGTGGCCGTGCTGGTGCTGGGAGCCGCCGGGCTGGGTGTGGTGCCGGCGCAGGCGGCTGCGCAGAGCGGCAGCGGGACACTGTCCGACCCGTGGGTGCCCACCCGGCCGGCGCACATCACGTGCGCGACCGCCACGCTGTTCGGCAACTACACCTCGGGCCAGGGGCAC
The sequence above is a segment of the Amycolatopsis sp. 2-15 genome. Coding sequences within it:
- a CDS encoding MmgE/PrpD family protein, with the protein product MAGAFGSAVAAAKLGGLDAAGIAGAQEIVGSMASGILEFLEDGAWTKRLHPGWAAASGLTAAAFARAGWPGPGRVYEGRYGLYATHLGGRSWDPDALTADLGSRWELLTTGVKPYPSCHFSHGFADALLALRADEGFTADDVEHIRCLIHPTAAAAVFEPAERKRRPRDLYDAKFSVPYIAGACLTRGRLTLAEFTPASLDDPAIHTVADRVDFADDPESRFPEAYSAAVEVTLRDGRRLFRREQVNRGHAERPLSVEDISAKYAANMALVVDDATAKRVRSAVLALGTDDTTPAREFGEACSRAE
- a CDS encoding nitroreductase — protein: MDVYQAVTSRRAVRGFTDEPVAPEVLRRVLAAAAAAPSGSNLQPWHVFVVTGAPLAELKKRAGERIATGDPWDEAQYEQYPATLKPPYAERRAAFGKQRYGALGISREDVEASQRAAAANWDCFGAPAALFCYLDPTMGRPQWSDAGMLLQTVMLLLRAEGLHSCPQMAWAKFHKTVAEIVSPPADLILFCGMSLGHEDITVDLGRTGRAPLEETVTFVGG
- a CDS encoding cysteine desulfurase family protein translates to MNQPAPVYLDYNATTPVDPRVVEAALPFWAEWFGNPSSDHAYAAVPRRALGEAREQVAEFVGARSDEVVFTASGSEANLLALRGAVAGSDAHLVVQATEHPSVLETARALARLHGTRVTVLPVDHNGLVEEASLEAAVRTPAAKTVVSVMAANNETGALQPIPELAAIAHEHGALVHCDAAQACAKIPVDVSRLGVDLLTIVGHKMYAPRGAAALYVRRGIELEPVVYGGGQERGLRAGTENVALAVALGTAARLAADVAAEGARVTGLRDSLHDRLAAALPGRVQVNGPVRRLPNTLNVSIDGVRGHELLAACPQLAASTGSACHSGVHSPSPVLAAMGVAPERALSAIRLSLGRFSGSGDVDVAVKALVRAA